One Spiroplasma endosymbiont of Dioctria linearis DNA segment encodes these proteins:
- the nusA gene encoding transcription termination factor NusA, producing the protein MTDGAKLLDAIFEIVQDKKIDKDIVLEGIKEGFQKAYEKSFDPEATVRVDIDQNTGQVKVFKILTVVQKIEDEWLEIGLNTAKELYGENVSIGDNVYEPVEFQEDFSKIAVMQVGQIIKQKIREGEKNKIYQEFLSKNHEIVGGFVKDITENSYLVDINGSIIPIWNKKIIPGEDFDIDDRICFYIEEVSRDNKHSQIQASRIHPEFLTRLMETEVPEISEGIVEVKSVAREPGHRAKIAVFSHEEGVDPIGSCVGASGSRIKNITKELNGEKIDVVLWNEDKKTFVMNSLAPVKVISIDIIEENNECFIVVPNEQLSLAIGKKGMAARLVANLVNMKINIFSLENAKEKEIEIKWNGNIDEAELSNPDFLNKVNKRREKTAGNFNKDKNFIKKQEEAEEIAFIEEDKSIDEIQASIAAFESLSEEDNTFEFEESIDNVDDSYDSYYEK; encoded by the coding sequence ATGACAGATGGTGCAAAACTATTAGATGCGATTTTTGAAATCGTACAAGATAAAAAAATAGACAAAGATATTGTTTTGGAGGGTATTAAAGAAGGTTTTCAAAAAGCATATGAAAAATCATTTGATCCTGAAGCAACAGTAAGAGTAGATATTGATCAAAATACTGGTCAAGTTAAGGTATTTAAAATTTTAACTGTTGTTCAAAAAATAGAAGATGAATGATTAGAAATTGGCTTAAATACAGCTAAAGAGCTTTATGGAGAAAATGTTTCAATTGGTGACAATGTATATGAACCAGTCGAATTTCAAGAAGATTTCTCAAAAATAGCTGTAATGCAAGTAGGACAAATTATTAAGCAAAAAATTCGTGAAGGTGAGAAAAATAAAATTTATCAAGAATTTTTATCAAAAAATCATGAAATTGTTGGTGGATTTGTTAAAGATATCACAGAGAATAGTTATTTAGTTGATATTAACGGTTCAATTATTCCAATTTGAAATAAAAAAATTATTCCAGGAGAAGATTTTGATATTGATGATAGAATTTGTTTCTATATTGAAGAAGTTTCAAGAGATAACAAGCATTCGCAAATTCAAGCTTCAAGAATTCATCCAGAATTTTTAACAAGATTAATGGAAACTGAAGTTCCAGAAATTTCTGAGGGAATAGTTGAAGTTAAATCAGTTGCAAGAGAACCAGGACATAGAGCTAAAATTGCTGTATTTTCACACGAAGAGGGTGTAGATCCAATTGGAAGTTGTGTTGGTGCATCAGGAAGTAGAATTAAAAATATTACTAAGGAATTAAATGGTGAAAAAATTGATGTAGTTTTATGAAATGAAGATAAAAAGACATTTGTAATGAATTCATTAGCACCCGTTAAAGTAATTAGTATTGATATTATCGAAGAAAACAATGAGTGTTTTATAGTTGTTCCAAATGAACAATTATCATTAGCAATTGGTAAAAAAGGGATGGCAGCTAGATTAGTTGCAAATCTTGTAAATATGAAAATTAATATTTTCTCATTGGAAAATGCCAAAGAAAAAGAAATTGAAATTAAATGAAATGGAAATATTGATGAAGCAGAATTAAGTAATCCAGATTTCCTAAATAAAGTTAACAAAAGAAGAGAAAAAACTGCAGGTAACTTTAATAAAGATAAAAACTTTATCAAAAAACAAGAAGAAGCAGAAGAAATTGCTTTTATTGAAGAAGATAAATCAATCGATGAAATTCAAGCATCAATTGCAGCATTTGAAAGTCTAAGTGAAGAAGATAATACTTTTGAATTCGAAGAAAGTATTGATAATGTTGATGACAGTTATGATTCATACTATGAAAAATAG
- a CDS encoding DNA-3-methyladenine glycosylase I produces the protein MKKRCQWANKNILNQQYHDNEWAKPIYEDKLLFEMLILEINQAGLSWDIILKKRENFREAFDNWDYHKIALYDEKKREELILNQGIVRNRLKIKAAINNAKAFIKIQENYESFSNFIWSFTNNKIINNSIEDEEITPSFSELSIKIGIELKEKGFSFLGKTTVYSFLQAIGIVNDHYNYCSFKN, from the coding sequence ATGAAAAAAAGATGTCAATGAGCTAATAAAAATATACTAAATCAGCAATATCACGATAATGAATGAGCTAAACCAATTTATGAAGATAAATTGCTCTTTGAAATGCTTATTTTAGAAATAAATCAAGCTGGACTAAGTTGAGATATTATTTTGAAAAAGAGAGAGAATTTTAGAGAAGCGTTTGATAATTGAGATTATCATAAAATTGCTCTTTATGATGAAAAAAAGAGAGAAGAATTAATACTAAATCAAGGAATTGTAAGAAATAGGTTAAAAATAAAGGCTGCTATAAATAATGCAAAAGCTTTTATTAAGATTCAAGAAAATTATGAAAGCTTTAGTAATTTCATTTGGTCTTTTACAAATAATAAAATAATCAACAACTCAATTGAAGATGAAGAAATTACCCCTTCCTTTTCTGAATTATCAATAAAAATAGGTATTGAATTAAAGGAAAAAGGTTTTTCATTTTTAGGAAAGACAACTGTATATTCCTTTCTTCAGGCAATTGGAATTGTTAATGACCACTATAATTATTGTTCATTTAAAAATTAG
- a CDS encoding DEAD/DEAH box helicase family protein has translation MKEDKFFTNKDEQELLTEIQNEILTSDEVYLIYPFISKSILNKISLTFNYCQKNKILIRIISTTFDDLSQFNNLQELKKLIESYDNIQIRIEDNLEGHSERIHIKAAIFKRKTNYNSAIVGSSNLTYKGMISGREWNIKFASKENNDLVQKMIEEFNLLWDDNLVDFSDDYERDLLIQKIKENQEQKNILELDNSFIYKKRNLYKFQKDVIDKLSYRRFQGKNRHLIVMATGTGKTLVSAFDFKRQWETSNKNLSILFLAHQKEIIDQALNTYREVLNNPNFGEVLYDGQIISEKPLHLFATIQSLSNKINNFSKSQFDILIFDEAHHIAANSFEKTFNFFQPKQIIGLTATPEREDGKDIKKYFNNEFASELRLWDAINQKLLCPFDYYCIDDTSTDLNGVDINSDREIFKKINTQSRNELLYKTIEKYLGIYARPTALIFCITIEHANIISNFLKAKNLRAESLTAENNKDRKRILYEFKTGRINYLCVVNIFNEGIDIPEINTIILLRPTNSKTVYLQQLGRGLRKTELKNKLEVYDLISNIDNKYDLTLGIRNLFSSQIIGTNFNVIKKGLPYNSTITLEKHTENIILQSLKKWYGNKNIIKSKVIKYYKKYGSDSLEKIINNYEFSLQNFYNALDDLFLKTAKEISKFKDKENNTNRNKNILKQFIFLDNHQIISYFLNRLEGKINKKNIDLDFDNLLMTSFLYEITSMEKFLSLYPNYLEIDDLVEEFIINNKLIVEELILILKYKLKHEILNYKGNFDKLLSVNSTYTVKQCLSVLGRTNFLHYRDEMKVLTFQAGYLTFDNSKQLILADEDSTSYGKLTKYNKTTNKFYWSIPETMSIEHKIIRDFSNDSIKKFLFLHDKQNYEQKNMFLKLYKFVGIGIYNKMLNEKYLTAEFDVN, from the coding sequence ATGAAAGAAGATAAATTTTTTACAAATAAAGATGAGCAAGAACTTTTAACTGAAATACAAAATGAAATTTTAACATCAGATGAAGTATATTTAATTTATCCCTTTATATCAAAATCTATTTTAAATAAGATTTCATTAACATTTAATTATTGTCAAAAAAATAAAATTTTAATAAGAATAATTTCTACAACATTTGATGATTTATCTCAATTCAATAATTTGCAAGAACTAAAAAAATTAATTGAAAGTTATGACAATATTCAAATAAGGATAGAAGACAATTTAGAGGGACATAGTGAAAGAATACATATTAAAGCAGCGATCTTTAAAAGAAAAACAAATTATAATAGTGCAATAGTAGGTTCTTCTAATTTAACTTATAAAGGAATGATTAGTGGAAGGGAATGAAATATTAAATTTGCTTCAAAAGAAAATAATGATTTAGTTCAAAAAATGATAGAGGAATTTAATTTACTATGAGATGATAATTTGGTTGATTTTTCAGATGATTATGAAAGAGATTTACTAATTCAAAAAATTAAGGAGAATCAAGAGCAAAAAAATATTTTAGAATTAGATAACTCATTTATTTATAAAAAAAGAAATTTATATAAATTTCAAAAAGATGTTATAGATAAGCTTTCATATAGAAGATTTCAAGGAAAAAATAGGCATCTTATTGTAATGGCAACTGGAACTGGAAAAACTTTAGTTTCGGCTTTTGACTTTAAAAGACAATGAGAGACTTCAAATAAAAATCTAAGTATTTTGTTTTTAGCACATCAAAAAGAAATTATTGATCAAGCTTTAAATACCTATAGAGAAGTTTTGAATAATCCTAATTTTGGAGAGGTTTTATATGATGGTCAAATAATTAGTGAGAAACCTTTACATCTTTTTGCAACCATCCAATCTCTTTCAAATAAAATAAATAATTTTTCAAAAAGCCAGTTTGATATATTAATTTTTGATGAAGCCCATCATATTGCAGCAAATTCTTTTGAAAAAACTTTTAATTTTTTTCAACCTAAACAAATTATTGGTTTAACTGCAACACCTGAAAGAGAAGATGGAAAAGATATAAAAAAATATTTTAATAATGAATTTGCTTCTGAATTGAGACTATGAGATGCTATTAATCAAAAATTATTATGTCCTTTTGATTATTACTGTATTGATGATACTTCCACTGACTTAAATGGAGTTGATATAAATTCAGATAGGGAAATATTTAAAAAAATTAATACACAATCTAGAAATGAATTATTATATAAGACTATTGAGAAGTACTTGGGTATATATGCCAGACCAACAGCTTTAATTTTTTGTATCACAATAGAACATGCCAATATTATTTCTAATTTTTTAAAAGCAAAAAATTTAAGGGCAGAATCATTAACAGCTGAAAATAATAAAGATAGAAAAAGAATATTGTATGAATTTAAAACTGGTAGAATAAACTATTTATGTGTAGTAAATATTTTTAATGAGGGTATAGATATACCAGAGATCAATACAATAATATTATTAAGACCAACAAATTCAAAAACTGTTTATTTGCAGCAATTGGGTAGAGGTCTTAGAAAGACTGAATTAAAAAATAAATTAGAAGTATATGATTTAATATCAAATATAGATAATAAATATGATCTTACTTTAGGAATAAGAAACCTATTTAGTTCTCAAATAATTGGAACAAATTTTAATGTAATTAAAAAGGGACTACCTTATAATTCAACAATAACATTAGAAAAACATACTGAGAATATAATTTTGCAAAGTTTAAAAAAATGATATGGAAATAAAAATATTATTAAAAGTAAAGTTATAAAATATTATAAAAAATATGGTAGTGATTCTTTAGAAAAAATAATTAACAACTATGAATTCTCTTTACAAAATTTTTATAATGCTTTAGATGATCTATTTTTAAAAACAGCAAAGGAAATATCAAAATTTAAAGATAAAGAGAATAATACAAACAGAAATAAAAATATACTAAAACAATTTATTTTTTTAGATAATCATCAAATAATAAGTTATTTCTTAAATCGTTTAGAGGGAAAAATTAATAAAAAGAATATAGATCTAGACTTCGATAATTTACTTATGACATCCTTTTTATACGAGATAACAAGTATGGAAAAGTTTTTATCTTTATATCCTAATTATTTGGAAATAGACGATCTTGTAGAAGAATTTATTATAAATAATAAATTAATAGTAGAAGAACTAATTTTAATTTTAAAATATAAATTAAAACATGAAATTTTGAACTATAAAGGAAATTTTGATAAGTTATTATCAGTTAATTCTACTTATACTGTAAAACAATGCTTATCAGTTTTAGGAAGAACTAATTTTTTACATTATAGAGATGAGATGAAAGTGCTAACTTTTCAAGCTGGTTACTTAACTTTTGATAATTCAAAACAACTTATTTTAGCTGATGAAGACTCAACTAGTTATGGTAAATTAACCAAATATAATAAAACAACAAATAAATTTTATTGATCTATTCCTGAGACTATGTCAATAGAGCATAAGATAATTAGGGATTTTAGTAATGATTCTATTAAGAAATTCTTATTTCTTCATGATAAACAAAATTATGAACAGAAAAATATGTTTTTAAAATTATATAAATTTGTAGGCATAGGAATTTATAATAAAATGTTAAATGAAAAATATCTAACAGCAGAATTTGATGTAAATTAA
- a CDS encoding ABC transporter ATP-binding protein, producing the protein MEINIKSFVKKFKTHQIGEINMDINSQKITAILGSSGSGKSVLINSIIGSIRNFKGDIYINGVSRKKISHYKINKLISFYTQTDFSLYSVNAVFFLRTMCIILGINKKDRETKIEYWLKFFDLWETRNKIISEFSWGMKNRLNLILCFIKDTEIIIMDEPGANLDSYWRNKIKNLLIDFKNQGKTIIITVHNIDEISDIIDDYIILEKGKKIFEGSKEALNIYSKYKLFIKDQFDVEKFREFLLQENIRSFKYDNYENSLVIAVDNYRQINYLFLYLIKNNLPLNNLIKLPINMESIHKALENNELIK; encoded by the coding sequence ATGGAAATAAATATCAAAAGTTTTGTAAAAAAATTTAAAACTCATCAAATTGGTGAAATTAATATGGATATTAATTCTCAAAAAATAACAGCTATTCTTGGCTCTAGTGGTAGTGGTAAAAGTGTTTTAATTAATTCCATAATTGGATCTATAAGAAATTTTAAAGGAGATATTTATATCAATGGGGTATCAAGAAAAAAAATATCTCATTATAAAATTAATAAACTAATTAGTTTTTATACTCAAACAGATTTTTCACTATATAGTGTTAATGCTGTCTTCTTTTTAAGAACCATGTGCATAATTCTTGGAATAAATAAAAAGGATAGAGAAACAAAAATTGAGTATTGACTAAAGTTCTTTGATTTATGAGAAACAAGAAATAAAATTATAAGTGAATTCTCATGAGGAATGAAAAATCGTCTAAATTTGATATTGTGTTTTATTAAAGATACGGAAATAATTATTATGGATGAACCAGGAGCAAATTTAGATTCGTATTGAAGAAATAAAATTAAAAACTTATTAATAGATTTTAAGAATCAAGGTAAAACAATCATTATTACTGTTCATAATATTGATGAGATTTCAGATATCATTGATGATTATATTATTTTAGAAAAGGGGAAAAAAATATTTGAAGGTTCAAAAGAAGCATTAAATATTTATTCCAAGTACAAATTATTTATTAAGGATCAATTTGATGTAGAAAAATTTAGAGAGTTTTTATTACAAGAAAATATTAGATCCTTTAAATATGATAACTATGAGAATTCCTTGGTTATAGCTGTTGATAATTATAGGCAGATAAATTATTTATTTTTATATTTAATTAAAAATAATTTACCATTAAATAACCTTATAAAATTACCAATAAATATGGAATCGATTCATAAAGCTCTTGAAAATAACGAACTAATTAAATAA
- a CDS encoding lipoprotein, which translates to MKKLLTILAGLGIASSATTSVIACGNKKQPPIEENNDVSELIEQFKKQSSEIMDSFINSKKNKLLGLIDDNGVYNFFNRKNIEKYGTNTSPEGLNVREDLTENLKDDIVTDFNNILRTVELRNKLNELANSSDKFNVIIWNNEVVDSLDFDKNSIDIKYTNKDWQENEESNPNYFLSSTVINLKITIQFKNNDGNKQSFDTTIPLVFTYTNDEVLLKNIDKIQKNIENDFLSSESKFSWLDYQNSLLNLDKRTSYKIFDFFNSKKRASIIENIYASTDFRDEFINFIKNKYLSEINIGLEFSSNNKPTISKNSISSKVEANNYNAFLNEKDGQNYKDANQSILINIEENGNEVNFKDYGTKNVNKDAFSLLNKNLKTMYQNYETLFKTFLAESNYNGVNKNTNSLANGKVTLEGLSLVINSNYKLPINSVAIKYSLAIDNAENKDLNGENLIKDTSFGNAIYFNTIEGIKSFQNVFDTRESTILNGSSQFQTPFAFSGKVRDEEIEGNIWDNLQKVSDGSYVASVNKGLSLLNDNQIDFRDKLLENGHQGIFNLYFTNYYSNGSVTDTNWFGIYSDVEKTENGYKQIRRYKGYQERKTGILLKFNFLNIVFVFEEYGKPLADDSIIIERSKI; encoded by the coding sequence ATGAAAAAATTATTAACTATATTAGCAGGTTTAGGAATCGCTTCCTCTGCAACAACTTCAGTTATTGCCTGTGGAAATAAAAAACAGCCTCCAATTGAAGAAAATAATGATGTTTCGGAATTGATTGAACAATTTAAAAAACAATCAAGCGAGATTATGGATTCATTTATTAATTCTAAAAAAAATAAATTACTAGGATTAATTGATGATAATGGAGTATATAACTTTTTTAATAGAAAAAATATTGAAAAATATGGAACAAATACTAGTCCAGAGGGTTTAAATGTCAGAGAAGACTTAACTGAAAATTTAAAAGATGATATTGTAACTGACTTTAATAATATTTTAAGAACAGTTGAACTAAGAAATAAATTAAATGAATTAGCAAACTCTTCAGATAAGTTTAATGTCATCATTTGAAATAATGAAGTAGTTGATTCATTGGACTTTGATAAAAATTCTATTGATATTAAATATACAAATAAAGACTGACAGGAAAATGAAGAGTCAAATCCAAATTACTTTTTATCTTCAACAGTAATTAATTTAAAAATCACAATTCAATTTAAAAATAATGATGGTAATAAGCAAAGTTTTGATACAACAATTCCATTAGTCTTTACTTATACAAATGATGAGGTTTTATTAAAAAATATTGATAAAATTCAAAAAAATATTGAAAATGATTTCCTAAGTAGTGAAAGTAAATTCTCTTGATTAGATTATCAAAATAGTTTATTAAATTTGGATAAAAGAACTAGCTATAAAATATTTGATTTTTTTAATAGTAAAAAAAGAGCATCGATAATAGAGAATATTTATGCTTCAACTGATTTTAGAGACGAATTTATAAATTTTATTAAAAATAAATATTTGAGCGAGATAAATATTGGATTAGAGTTTTCATCTAATAATAAGCCAACTATTTCAAAAAATTCAATTTCTTCAAAAGTAGAAGCAAATAATTATAATGCTTTTCTAAATGAAAAGGATGGGCAAAATTATAAAGATGCAAATCAATCAATTTTAATAAATATAGAGGAAAATGGAAATGAAGTAAACTTTAAAGATTATGGCACAAAAAATGTCAATAAAGATGCTTTTAGTTTATTAAATAAAAATCTAAAAACCATGTATCAAAACTATGAAACTTTATTTAAAACTTTTTTAGCAGAAAGTAATTATAACGGAGTTAATAAAAATACAAACTCATTGGCGAATGGTAAAGTTACACTTGAAGGATTATCTTTAGTAATTAACTCAAACTATAAGTTACCAATAAATAGTGTGGCTATAAAATACTCTTTAGCAATTGATAATGCTGAAAATAAGGATTTAAATGGGGAAAATTTAATTAAGGATACATCTTTTGGAAATGCAATTTACTTTAATACTATTGAAGGTATAAAATCATTTCAAAATGTTTTCGATACAAGAGAATCAACAATATTAAATGGAAGTAGTCAATTTCAAACACCATTTGCTTTTAGTGGTAAAGTTAGAGATGAGGAAATTGAAGGAAATATTTGAGATAATTTACAAAAAGTGAGTGATGGAAGTTATGTTGCCTCAGTTAATAAAGGTCTATCCTTATTAAATGATAATCAAATTGATTTTAGAGATAAATTATTAGAGAATGGTCATCAAGGAATTTTTAATTTATACTTTACAAATTATTATTCTAATGGAAGTGTAACAGATACAAACTGATTTGGAATTTATTCAGATGTTGAGAAAACAGAAAATGGATATAAACAAATTAGAAGATATAAAGGTTATCAAGAAAGAAAAACTGGAATACTTTTAAAATTTAATTTCCTAAATATTGTTTTTGTATTTGAAGAATATGGAAAACCTCTTGCAGATGACTCAATAATAATTGAAAGAAGTAAAATTTAA
- a CDS encoding acyltransferase family protein has protein sequence MRRNNSNLQLVKYLMAFLIILYHDWTAFGYQNIIFLEPIIGASMSVFILITGYFKVDSKNYNFLKLFMIVMCCLIINTIVCLSINNFTNILDHVNNLFLGGRDWWYIWCFLLLQPFIKYLNDFVNKTTSTFLFISICLLFIFSSATTSLYRFGQVFTMFNLFYMITFYLIGAWIKRYYNLEGIKKFLIPMFLFLLIYIPIMYYNMNVINYKISMSTSNIITFLMSIPLFLIFLSIPSYSNKFIDYLGKLSLYVYLFHYLIQIIFMEKLFNNNFLNFSPALIRNIVYALIILIGTTLISVPICYSSEKFSKYTTSLIFKIWDKYKIY, from the coding sequence ATGAGAAGAAATAACAGCAATCTACAATTGGTTAAATATTTAATGGCTTTTTTAATTATTTTGTATCATGACTGAACTGCTTTCGGATATCAAAATATTATTTTTTTAGAACCAATTATTGGAGCTTCTATGAGCGTTTTCATACTTATTACTGGATATTTTAAAGTGGATAGTAAAAATTATAACTTTTTAAAACTTTTTATGATTGTAATGTGTTGTTTAATAATAAATACAATAGTTTGTCTTTCAATTAATAATTTTACAAATATACTTGATCATGTAAATAATTTATTTCTTGGTGGTAGAGATTGATGGTATATTTGATGCTTTTTATTATTACAACCATTTATTAAATATCTAAATGACTTTGTAAACAAAACCACATCAACTTTTTTATTTATATCAATATGCTTATTATTTATTTTTTCTTCTGCAACAACCTCTCTATATAGATTTGGACAAGTATTTACAATGTTTAATTTATTTTATATGATTACTTTTTATTTAATTGGAGCCTGAATTAAGAGATATTATAATTTAGAGGGTATTAAAAAATTTCTTATTCCAATGTTCTTATTTCTTCTAATTTACATTCCTATTATGTATTACAATATGAATGTAATAAATTATAAAATTTCAATGAGTACCTCAAATATTATTACATTTCTTATGTCTATTCCATTATTTTTAATTTTCCTATCTATTCCATCGTATAGTAATAAATTTATTGATTATCTAGGAAAATTATCATTATATGTTTATTTATTTCATTATCTTATTCAAATAATATTTATGGAGAAATTATTTAATAATAACTTCTTAAATTTTAGTCCAGCTCTTATAAGAAATATAGTATATGCCTTAATAATTTTAATTGGCACAACACTTATTTCAGTTCCTATTTGTTATTCTTCTGAAAAATTTTCAAAATATACAACAAGTCTCATTTTCAAAATTTGAGATAAATATAAAATCTATTAA
- a CDS encoding DJ-1 family glyoxalase III: MAKVAIFVANGFEDTEVVATVDVLRRAEKLFPKSFPVVDIVSINDSKQVKGAWNIEIMADKLINDINFSEYDCLILPGGRVGVDHLKESEILMNSLEKHAKANKVIAAICAAPEILGKLGLVDGIEVTHYPGCTSNLEKAIKKPHISAIADKNFITGSSIGGALQFALQIVDHFTSTEKMLELHKTLVFNY; encoded by the coding sequence ATGGCAAAAGTGGCTATCTTTGTTGCTAATGGTTTTGAAGATACAGAAGTTGTTGCAACAGTAGATGTTTTAAGAAGAGCAGAAAAATTATTTCCTAAAAGTTTTCCTGTTGTTGATATAGTATCAATTAATGATTCAAAACAAGTAAAGGGAGCTTGAAATATTGAAATTATGGCAGATAAATTAATTAATGATATTAATTTTTCTGAATATGATTGTTTAATTTTACCTGGTGGAAGAGTTGGTGTTGATCATTTAAAGGAAAGTGAAATTTTAATGAATTCACTTGAAAAACATGCAAAGGCAAATAAAGTTATTGCAGCTATTTGTGCTGCTCCAGAAATATTAGGTAAGTTGGGATTAGTTGATGGAATTGAAGTTACACATTATCCTGGATGCACATCTAATTTAGAAAAAGCAATTAAAAAACCTCATATATCTGCAATTGCTGATAAAAACTTTATTACTGGAAGTTCAATTGGGGGGGCTTTACAATTTGCATTACAAATAGTTGATCACTTTACTTCAACTGAAAAAATGTTGGAGCTACATAAGACTTTAGTATTTAATTATTAG